A genome region from Camelina sativa cultivar DH55 chromosome 10, Cs, whole genome shotgun sequence includes the following:
- the LOC104720423 gene encoding uncharacterized protein LOC104720423 → MSLLLNQPSKLCFRKPLLVRSSPHLSDGISSLSLPIYSHSCVLICADPCGGNRGFATTRRSGGFLRTISSLKESEEVSENDRKVYTELRKEMGTIGSSCGWLPTLKDGVLRLREMNINSETDPKRIVLPPLVTLPHCQTQYVTNVAMSSSSPQEEDCVLADKFLGPQLSFCRPARRNSEWVNIRMTDPCFFSSPVMYSKKDDMFRIAGSGGHLVGSWDLHNPSNNPKLQSLRFQNLPKLSETKRDLLDSCYTTEHLVESVTTSETFMVRSYKKTAEIIKGVPRKKTEAIMVFKLDEQGNAVYTPGLVDQSIYLTNAEAFCVPLSSSLCFGRPNFVKIFDVDERRIFKLAEQKWDC, encoded by the coding sequence CTTTCGGAAACCTTTGTTGGTGAGATCCTCTCCTCATCTTTCTGATGGCATCTCATCTTTGTCGTTGCCAATTTATTCTCATTCTTGTGTCTTGATCTGCGCTGATCCATGCGGAGGTAATCGCGGATTTGCCACGACTAGGAGGTCTGGTGGTTTCCTTCGAACCATTTCTTCTTTGAAAGAGAGCGAAGAGGTAAGTGAGAACGATAGAAAGGTATATACAGAGCTGCGTAAGGAAATGGGAACGATAGGATCATCCTGTGGATGGCTACCTACTTTGAAGGACGGCGTGTTGCGTCTCCGAGAAATGAATATAAACAGTGAAACAGATCCGAAACGCATTGTGCTGCCTCCTCTTGTAACTCTGCCTCATTGCCAAACCCAATATGTCACCAACGTGgccatgtcttcttcttctcctcaagaAGAGGACTGTGTTCTGGCTGACAAGTTCCTGGGTCCTCAGCTCAGCTTCTGCAGACCGGCTCGAAGGAACTCCGAGTGGGTCAACATCAGAATGACAGACCCATGCTTCTTCTCCTCCCCTGTCATGTATTCCAAGAAGGATGACATGTTTCGCATAGCCGGCTCTGGAGGCCACCTCGTCGGATCATGGGATCTCCACAACCCTAGCAACAACCCCAAGTTGCAGAGCTTGCGGTTTCAAAACCTTCCCAAGCTGTCCGAGACAAAACGAGACCTTTTGGATTCGTGCTACACAACCGAACACCTGGTGGAGTCAGTAACCACCAGTGAAACTTTCATGGTTAGGTCGTACAAGAAGACCGCAGAGATCATCAAAGGTGTCCCGAGGAAGAAAACAGAAGCAATAATGGTGTTCAAGCTAGACGAACAAGGAAACGCTGTTTATACTCCAGGCCTcgtagatcaaagcatttaccTCACCAACGCTGAAGCTTTCTGTGTCCCTTTGAGCTCCTCTCTCTGCTTTGGTCGACCTAACTTCGTCAAAATCTTTGATGTGGACGAACGAAGAATATTCAAGCTGGCTGAACAAAAGTGGGATTGTTAA